A single Desulfovibrio piger DNA region contains:
- a CDS encoding DNA translocase FtsK — protein MLLSVVTFSANDPSLNHVVSKQAEVSNQAGLFGAYTAGFLNDVFGIGAYIWPLVFGALGASCVSPAYTISWWRWCGLFLLTICLLVVGAAWDLSLGDITGGGMIGSTLHSNSSYYLSPGGSGLVWFFIFLVGVQLTFNFSWFSVGALCMARIRERILQKKQDEEHKPEIVTHGQELASLPFHKRILAGLKQKKPGKGSDFWRALRDKLGNIRPAKEPMPEIYPVEPEETPAASAAPAKDQAPVAAPVAVADDDDDFFAPSAPRPVIVETASVVPADGDDEAAGAASADSGVPSQKDPGMRPAASAPAEGAPAPQPSPASPKAAGSTPAAPSGRPTAAPEKRPRAPIPLPSLDLLSLPSKDAPRVRREDLEARGKALMECLKDFDIQSELVRITPGPVVTMYEVRPAPGIRVNRIANLSDDLALALKAIAVRIQAPIPGSDTVGIEIPNDDREIVNFRELASSEDFRKGCGPLTMILGKDIAGRPFMADLTRMPHLLVAGATGAGKSVCLNGILLSLLYRTQPEEMRLLLVDPKRIEMAMYADEPHLIHPVVTEMSEAKNALDWAVHEMDQRYEAMARMGVRNVASYNQRLAGYNGQLPPDLADLEPLPYLVIVIDELADLMMTAAREVETSIVRLAQLARAAGIHMILATQRPSVDVVTGLIKANFPCRISFQVTSRHDSRTILDQAGAEHLLGRGDMLFKPSGGRLQRLHGPFLSDEEVQNVVGYWKHHLVPSYKVSFADWNTDGAAGGNGGGSGAGDVASDPLYAEVQAFVTEQGRVSISLIQRRFKIGFNRAANMVEQLEADGIIGPADGSKPRAVVK, from the coding sequence ATGCTGCTCAGTGTGGTGACTTTCAGTGCCAATGACCCCAGCCTCAACCATGTGGTCAGCAAACAGGCAGAAGTCAGCAACCAGGCGGGACTTTTTGGTGCCTATACTGCCGGCTTCCTCAATGATGTTTTTGGCATAGGCGCCTATATCTGGCCCCTGGTCTTCGGGGCCCTGGGCGCGTCCTGTGTCTCCCCCGCGTATACCATCAGCTGGTGGCGCTGGTGCGGCCTTTTTTTGCTGACCATCTGCCTTCTGGTGGTGGGGGCCGCATGGGATCTGTCCCTTGGCGATATCACCGGCGGCGGGATGATCGGCAGCACCCTCCATTCCAATTCCAGCTACTACCTGAGTCCCGGAGGTTCGGGGCTTGTCTGGTTCTTCATTTTTCTGGTCGGTGTGCAACTGACCTTCAACTTTTCCTGGTTCTCCGTGGGGGCGCTTTGCATGGCCCGCATCCGGGAGCGCATTCTGCAGAAAAAACAGGATGAAGAGCACAAGCCCGAAATCGTCACCCACGGCCAGGAACTTGCGTCCCTTCCTTTCCATAAGCGTATCCTGGCCGGTCTGAAGCAGAAAAAGCCGGGCAAGGGATCTGATTTCTGGCGGGCCCTGCGCGACAAGCTGGGCAATATCCGTCCGGCCAAAGAGCCCATGCCGGAGATCTATCCTGTGGAACCCGAAGAGACGCCCGCCGCATCTGCTGCTCCCGCCAAGGATCAGGCGCCCGTTGCCGCGCCCGTCGCCGTGGCAGATGACGATGATGACTTTTTTGCGCCGTCGGCTCCCCGTCCGGTCATTGTCGAGACGGCGTCTGTGGTCCCGGCTGATGGAGACGATGAGGCTGCCGGGGCAGCGTCTGCGGACAGCGGCGTACCGTCACAGAAAGATCCCGGGATGCGTCCCGCCGCGTCCGCGCCTGCTGAGGGGGCTCCTGCACCGCAGCCCTCTCCCGCATCCCCCAAGGCCGCTGGTTCAACGCCCGCAGCTCCTTCTGGCCGGCCGACGGCCGCGCCGGAAAAGCGCCCCCGCGCCCCCATCCCCTTGCCTAGCCTCGATCTGCTGAGCCTGCCTTCCAAGGATGCTCCCCGTGTACGGCGCGAGGATCTGGAAGCCCGCGGCAAGGCACTGATGGAATGCCTGAAGGATTTCGATATCCAGAGCGAGCTTGTCCGCATCACTCCCGGCCCTGTGGTCACCATGTACGAGGTGCGCCCGGCTCCCGGTATTCGCGTCAACCGTATCGCCAATCTCAGCGACGATCTGGCCCTGGCCCTCAAGGCCATCGCCGTGCGCATCCAGGCGCCGATCCCCGGTTCCGATACGGTAGGCATCGAGATCCCCAATGATGACCGGGAGATCGTCAATTTCAGGGAGCTGGCCTCGTCGGAAGATTTCCGCAAGGGCTGCGGGCCCCTGACCATGATCCTGGGCAAGGATATCGCCGGTCGCCCCTTCATGGCGGATCTGACCCGGATGCCGCATCTGCTGGTGGCAGGCGCCACCGGTGCGGGCAAGAGCGTCTGTCTCAATGGTATCCTGCTCAGCCTGCTGTACCGCACGCAGCCGGAAGAGATGCGCTTGCTCCTGGTGGACCCCAAACGTATTGAAATGGCCATGTACGCCGATGAGCCCCACCTGATCCATCCCGTGGTGACGGAGATGAGCGAAGCCAAGAACGCTCTCGACTGGGCCGTGCATGAAATGGATCAGCGCTATGAGGCCATGGCCCGCATGGGCGTACGCAACGTGGCCTCGTACAATCAGCGTCTGGCCGGCTACAATGGCCAGCTCCCGCCGGATCTGGCGGATCTGGAGCCCTTGCCTTATCTGGTCATCGTCATCGACGAGCTGGCCGACTTGATGATGACGGCTGCCCGAGAAGTGGAGACCAGCATCGTGCGTCTGGCCCAGCTGGCCCGCGCCGCCGGCATCCATATGATCCTGGCTACCCAGCGTCCCAGCGTGGATGTGGTAACCGGTCTGATCAAGGCCAACTTCCCGTGCCGCATTTCGTTCCAGGTCACGTCGCGGCATGATTCGCGTACCATCCTGGACCAGGCCGGTGCGGAGCACCTGCTGGGCCGCGGGGACATGCTGTTCAAGCCCAGTGGCGGGCGCCTGCAGCGTTTGCATGGCCCCTTCCTGAGTGATGAAGAAGTGCAGAACGTCGTCGGCTACTGGAAGCACCATCTCGTGCCCAGTTATAAGGTCAGTTTTGCGGACTGGAACACTGACGGCGCCGCCGGTGGCAATGGGGGCGGCAGCGGAGCGGGCGATGTGGCTTCTGATCCCCTGTATGCAGAAGTCCAGGCCTTTGTGACCGAACAGGGCAGGGTGTCCATTTCCCTGATCCAGCGACGCTTCAAGATCGGCTTCAACAGAGCCGCCAATATGGTGGAACAGCTGGAGGCCGATGGTATCATTGGCCCTGCCGACGGCAGCAAGCCGCGAGCCGTGGTCAAATAG
- the tnpA gene encoding IS200/IS605 family transposase, with the protein MKTKAHSLAHTKLLCKYHIVFTPKYRRKIIFAQLRESIKEILQCLCKYKGVEILEGHLMPDHVHMLVSIPPKISVANFMGYLKGKSSLMIFDKHANLKYKFGNRKFWAEGYYVSTVGLNEATIKKYIQDQERHDIIRDKLTSREYQDPFKG; encoded by the coding sequence ATGAAAACTAAGGCTCATAGTTTAGCACATACGAAGTTGTTGTGCAAGTATCATATCGTCTTTACTCCAAAATATAGAAGGAAAATAATCTTCGCACAGCTTCGTGAAAGTATAAAAGAAATTTTGCAATGTCTCTGCAAATATAAAGGGGTTGAGATTCTGGAAGGGCATCTGATGCCGGATCATGTCCACATGCTGGTGTCCATACCTCCTAAAATCAGTGTGGCAAATTTCATGGGCTACCTGAAAGGGAAAAGTTCGTTGATGATATTCGATAAACACGCAAACCTTAAGTATAAGTTCGGCAACAGAAAATTTTGGGCCGAAGGATATTATGTCAGTACGGTGGGGCTTAATGAGGCAACGATTAAAAAGTATATCCAGGATCAGGAACGCCACGATATTATAAGAGACAAGCTGACATCACGCGAATATCAAGACCCCTTTAAGGGGTAG
- the trxB gene encoding thioredoxin-disulfide reductase encodes MSSFDAAVIGSGPAGVTAALYLVRSGCSVILFEKMAAGGQILQTEALENYPGYPKGIKGYELADLFAAHLEGLPVTHSRDAVESVSGEAGGFVVQAGGKQHSCRTVIVCSGAHHRELGLADEKRLQGRGVSYCALCDGNFFRNAPVAVVGGGNAALEESLYLARLASKVYVIHRRDEFRGAKIYQDKLEAMPDKVELVRSSVVTALHGENALAGLSVRDLKTDEIRQIPVEGLFIYVGFEPATAYLPAALERDAQGFIVTDTEMRTSIPGIFAAGDVRSKLCRQVITAAGDGATAAQAAFVFLEQLHV; translated from the coding sequence ATGAGTTCCTTCGATGCTGCAGTCATAGGCAGTGGCCCTGCCGGGGTGACGGCGGCGCTGTATCTCGTCCGTTCCGGCTGTTCCGTCATCCTTTTTGAGAAGATGGCAGCCGGGGGACAGATCCTGCAGACCGAGGCCCTGGAGAACTATCCCGGCTATCCCAAAGGGATCAAGGGCTATGAGCTGGCGGACCTGTTTGCCGCGCATCTGGAAGGTTTGCCGGTGACGCACAGCCGTGATGCTGTGGAAAGCGTCAGCGGCGAGGCCGGCGGCTTTGTCGTGCAGGCCGGTGGCAAGCAGCACAGCTGCCGGACGGTCATCGTGTGTTCCGGCGCCCATCACCGCGAGCTGGGGCTTGCCGATGAAAAGCGCCTGCAGGGACGTGGTGTTTCCTATTGTGCCCTGTGTGACGGCAACTTCTTCCGCAATGCACCGGTCGCCGTCGTGGGAGGCGGCAATGCCGCTCTGGAAGAGTCCCTCTACCTGGCCAGGCTGGCTTCCAAGGTCTATGTGATCCATCGCCGGGATGAATTTCGCGGTGCGAAGATCTATCAGGACAAGCTGGAGGCCATGCCGGACAAGGTGGAGCTGGTGCGCAGCAGCGTCGTGACCGCCCTCCACGGCGAAAATGCCCTGGCCGGCCTGAGCGTCCGGGATCTGAAGACGGACGAGATCCGCCAGATCCCTGTCGAAGGGCTGTTCATCTATGTCGGTTTCGAACCGGCAACGGCGTATCTGCCCGCCGCGCTGGAACGTGATGCCCAGGGCTTCATCGTGACGGATACAGAAATGCGGACCAGTATCCCCGGCATCTTTGCCGCGGGAGACGTGCGCTCGAAGCTGTGCCGTCAGGTCATAACTGCCGCCGGTGACGGTGCAACTGCTGCGCAGGCAGCCTTCGTCTTCCTGGAACAGCTCCATGTTTAA
- a CDS encoding cob(I)yrinic acid a,c-diamide adenosyltransferase: MLLVYTGDGKGKTSACVGQAIRAAGQGLPVAFVQFMKSDVQAGEQKMLAALTGITLHIGGCGFFLNEENRALHRDAALRTLEWATRHLDGLFMMLLDEVLYALQLGLLERRELENFLVQGKQKQVHLVLSGRALPSWLEDMADLVTEMREIKHPWRKGIKAQPGIEF; encoded by the coding sequence ATGCTGCTTGTCTATACTGGTGATGGTAAGGGAAAGACCTCCGCTTGCGTGGGGCAGGCCATCCGGGCCGCGGGGCAAGGGCTTCCTGTCGCTTTCGTACAGTTCATGAAGTCGGATGTGCAGGCTGGCGAACAGAAAATGCTTGCCGCCCTCACGGGCATCACGCTCCATATCGGGGGATGTGGTTTTTTTCTGAATGAAGAAAATCGTGCCTTGCATCGGGATGCTGCTCTCCGTACCCTGGAATGGGCGACTCGCCATCTTGACGGCCTGTTCATGATGCTTCTTGATGAGGTACTGTATGCCCTGCAGCTGGGTCTGCTCGAACGCCGGGAACTGGAAAATTTCCTGGTACAGGGCAAGCAAAAGCAAGTCCATCTGGTACTTTCAGGAAGAGCTCTGCCCTCCTGGCTTGAAGATATGGCAGATCTGGTGACGGAAATGAGGGAAATAAAGCATCCGTGGCGCAAAGGCATCAAGGCACAGCCCGGCATTGAATTCTAA
- the lolA gene encoding outer membrane lipoprotein chaperone LolA has product MRMIKSLVLGAVSLLALASWAQAADLVGDLKQRYDSLQSFSAEFEQKLTHKESGAVETRYGTLHFKKPLLIRWETKKPIKETLVVTGKEIWDYIPDEEVAYRYPHDLVQDSRSIIQVLTGQAALSKDFDIKEEGTENGMRKLRLYPKDPTPQMVEALIWVDAQTFIRRVDLVDFYGNHNDVNFTKFIPDVMLGSGTFQFTPPKGVDVEDRTDKAKVQERELFK; this is encoded by the coding sequence ATGCGCATGATAAAATCTCTGGTGCTTGGAGCCGTATCCCTGCTGGCGCTTGCCTCATGGGCGCAGGCGGCCGATCTTGTTGGTGATCTCAAACAGCGTTATGACAGTTTGCAGTCCTTTTCCGCCGAGTTTGAACAGAAGCTTACCCATAAGGAAAGCGGAGCTGTGGAAACGCGCTACGGGACCCTGCACTTCAAAAAGCCCCTGCTCATCCGCTGGGAGACGAAAAAGCCCATCAAGGAAACCCTTGTGGTCACGGGCAAAGAGATTTGGGATTATATCCCGGACGAGGAAGTGGCCTACCGCTATCCCCACGATCTGGTACAGGACTCCCGCAGCATCATCCAGGTGCTGACCGGCCAGGCCGCGTTGAGCAAGGATTTTGACATCAAGGAAGAGGGCACGGAGAACGGGATGCGGAAACTCCGCCTGTACCCCAAGGATCCGACGCCCCAGATGGTGGAAGCCCTGATCTGGGTCGATGCCCAGACCTTTATCCGCCGTGTGGATCTGGTGGACTTTTACGGCAATCATAACGATGTGAATTTCACCAAGTTCATCCCGGACGTCATGCTGGGAAGCGGCACCTTCCAGTTTACGCCGCCCAAGGGAGTGGATGTGGAGGACCGTACTGATAAAGCCAAGGTGCAGGAGCGTGAGCTTTTCAAATAG
- a CDS encoding outer membrane protein assembly factor BamD, with amino-acid sequence MFKNYLRSLTLALAIFSLSGCGIIDMIYLPPAEDTAQEIFEAGNDAMSEKNYVRAVELYNKLRDTYPFSPYTVDAELALADAYYLDEEYVLAAETYKDFESLHPRHEATPYVIYQTGMSLMKQFRSIDRATTILQEAYEYFARLQQVYPDSPYAKDAEEKMHTCRRLMAEHELYIADVFWHMEKYGPAWRRYEYVSETFPDVPEVASHAKEKSLAAYHYYKEEQGRLTREKRQGSWRNWFTWL; translated from the coding sequence ATGTTTAAAAACTACCTTCGCTCTCTGACTCTGGCTTTGGCCATCTTTTCGCTGTCTGGCTGCGGCATCATCGATATGATCTACCTGCCTCCGGCCGAGGATACAGCGCAGGAGATATTCGAAGCCGGCAATGACGCCATGAGCGAAAAGAACTATGTGCGCGCGGTCGAACTGTATAACAAACTGCGGGATACGTATCCCTTCAGCCCGTATACGGTCGACGCGGAGCTGGCCCTGGCCGACGCCTATTACCTTGATGAGGAATATGTGCTGGCTGCGGAAACGTACAAGGACTTCGAGTCGCTGCATCCTCGGCATGAAGCGACCCCCTACGTCATCTATCAGACGGGCATGTCGCTCATGAAGCAGTTCCGGTCCATCGACCGGGCAACGACGATCCTGCAGGAAGCCTATGAATACTTCGCACGGCTGCAGCAGGTTTATCCTGATTCTCCCTACGCCAAGGACGCCGAGGAAAAAATGCATACCTGCCGTCGTCTGATGGCCGAGCATGAGCTTTATATCGCCGATGTGTTCTGGCATATGGAAAAATACGGTCCTGCCTGGCGGCGCTACGAGTATGTGAGCGAGACCTTCCCGGATGTCCCCGAAGTCGCCTCGCATGCCAAGGAAAAGTCCCTGGCGGCATACCACTACTACAAGGAAGAACAAGGCCGCCTGACCCGTGAAAAACGGCAGGGCAGCTGGCGAAACTGGTTCACCTGGCTGTAA
- the trxA gene encoding thioredoxin, with translation MAEQISDATFDSVVLNSDIPVLLDFWAPWCGPCRAVGPIIDELAAEYEGKVRIVKMNVDENPATPTKFGIRAIPTLMLFKNGQAIDQVTGAVNKDAIVNILQTKALA, from the coding sequence ATGGCCGAACAGATTTCTGATGCCACTTTCGATAGCGTTGTCCTGAATTCCGATATCCCCGTGCTGCTGGACTTCTGGGCCCCCTGGTGCGGTCCCTGCCGCGCGGTGGGCCCCATCATCGATGAACTGGCCGCCGAGTACGAAGGCAAGGTCCGCATCGTCAAGATGAATGTGGACGAAAACCCGGCGACGCCCACCAAATTCGGTATCCGCGCCATCCCGACCCTGATGCTGTTCAAGAATGGCCAGGCCATCGATCAGGTGACCGGTGCCGTCAACAAGGACGCCATCGTCAACATCCTGCAGACCAAGGCCCTGGCATGA
- the yihA gene encoding ribosome biogenesis GTP-binding protein YihA/YsxC, translating into MPTLTLESTVYTLQQLLDVPEAQVALAGRSNVGKSSLINALAVRKKLAKVSATPGKTRSINFYRVQPHNFFLVDLPGYGYARASHSERRSWATLLEKYLSTCKNLRALALLLDSRLPPQKLDLDLAGFARSCGLPLLPILTKADKCNQRERAARQAEWGEIVGVKPVITSSSKRMGMDALWQRLIEASGCAPVILEEEPAQPVTASLAEALARTTAGTEEKA; encoded by the coding sequence ATGCCCACGCTTACCCTAGAAAGCACCGTCTACACCCTCCAGCAACTTCTGGATGTCCCGGAAGCCCAGGTGGCCCTGGCCGGCCGTTCCAACGTGGGCAAGTCATCGCTCATCAACGCCCTGGCCGTGCGCAAAAAGCTGGCCAAGGTCAGCGCCACGCCGGGCAAGACGCGCTCCATCAATTTTTACCGGGTACAGCCCCACAACTTTTTTCTGGTAGACCTGCCGGGCTACGGCTATGCCCGGGCCAGCCACAGCGAGCGCCGCAGCTGGGCGACCCTGCTGGAAAAATATCTTTCCACCTGCAAGAACCTGCGTGCCCTGGCCCTGCTTCTGGACAGCCGTCTGCCCCCCCAGAAACTGGACCTTGATCTGGCCGGATTCGCCCGTTCCTGCGGACTTCCTCTGCTGCCCATCCTGACCAAGGCCGACAAGTGCAACCAGCGGGAACGCGCGGCACGCCAGGCGGAATGGGGCGAGATCGTCGGGGTCAAACCGGTCATCACCTCTTCCAGCAAGCGCATGGGCATGGATGCCCTGTGGCAGCGCCTTATCGAGGCCTCGGGCTGCGCGCCGGTCATCCTTGAGGAAGAACCCGCCCAGCCCGTGACGGCGTCGCTGGCCGAAGCCCTTGCCCGGACGACCGCCGGAACGGAAGAAAAGGCTTAG
- the efp gene encoding elongation factor P, translated as MYSTTDFRKGLKIEVEGIPYEIVDFQHFKPGKGGAMVRTKLRNILTGRIQDITFRSGEKVGKPDMETRDMQFLYRQDDELIFMDMTTYEQLQVSTSTTSGKEGFLKDGQECRVLLYKGNPLDIDIPLSLVLEVVETEPGAKGDTVSNVTKPAKLETGIVVQVPIFVNEGDRIKVDTRTKEYLGRE; from the coding sequence ATGTATTCGACGACTGATTTTCGCAAGGGCCTCAAGATCGAGGTGGAAGGCATCCCCTACGAAATTGTTGACTTCCAGCACTTCAAGCCCGGCAAGGGCGGTGCCATGGTCCGCACCAAGCTGCGCAACATCCTGACGGGACGCATCCAGGACATCACCTTCCGTTCCGGCGAAAAGGTGGGCAAGCCCGACATGGAGACCCGCGACATGCAGTTCCTGTATCGCCAGGACGACGAGCTGATCTTCATGGACATGACCACCTACGAACAGCTCCAGGTCTCCACCTCCACCACCAGCGGCAAGGAAGGCTTCCTCAAGGACGGTCAGGAATGCCGCGTGCTGCTGTACAAGGGCAATCCCCTGGATATCGATATCCCGCTGAGCCTGGTGCTCGAAGTGGTGGAGACCGAACCCGGCGCCAAGGGCGATACCGTGAGCAACGTGACCAAGCCCGCCAAGCTGGAAACCGGCATCGTGGTGCAGGTGCCCATCTTCGTGAACGAAGGTGACCGCATCAAGGTCGATACCCGCACCAAGGAATACCTGGGCCGCGAATAG
- a CDS encoding cation diffusion facilitator family transporter gives MNEEYGQAKNRAALLSLLAACLLTAIKLVVGIATNSLGILSEALHSGLDLLAAAMTLYAVRISSRPADDRHPYGHGKIENLSALGETVLLFVICIWVVYEGVGRLLSGDTPVAPSIWGIIVMGISIVIDVNRVRVLKKVAKETRSQALEADALHFSTDILSSAVVLVGVGAVWLAAKLQLPEPVHRVLVQADTVAALLVALIIFRASLHMAREAINMLMDSGSTEEQQAICEAVKRLPGVQDVQRVRLRSSGPHYFVDLTVGVDPAIRVSAGHKIAHDAELAVDGILPGADVTVHVEPVRSGQKEDPFAVVQRVASIQGLAIHDVQILRSGAGTLVEVHVEVPGQEAFCEAHKRVRAFEEALQTSLPQAGIVTHIDPEESGDVQEEAAPAQTAVADLAWKEVEQAVAHEPLLCCAHNFHAYTLPVYGLCISFHCCVRHELSVEEAHQLTVRLEKELRERLPLLGRILIHLEPPRTEAAPLGK, from the coding sequence ATGAACGAGGAATACGGCCAGGCAAAAAACAGGGCCGCGCTGCTCTCCCTGCTGGCTGCCTGCCTGCTTACAGCCATCAAGCTGGTTGTGGGGATTGCTACCAACAGCCTGGGGATCCTCTCCGAAGCCTTGCACAGCGGCCTTGACCTGCTGGCGGCGGCCATGACCCTTTACGCCGTCCGGATTTCCTCACGGCCGGCGGATGACCGGCATCCTTACGGTCATGGCAAGATAGAGAACCTGTCGGCCCTGGGCGAGACGGTCCTGCTGTTCGTTATCTGCATCTGGGTCGTTTATGAGGGGGTGGGCCGTCTCCTGTCGGGTGACACGCCCGTGGCCCCGTCCATCTGGGGCATCATCGTGATGGGCATTTCCATCGTCATCGATGTGAACCGGGTGCGGGTGCTGAAGAAAGTAGCCAAAGAGACGCGGAGTCAGGCCCTGGAGGCCGATGCCCTGCACTTTTCGACGGACATCCTTTCTTCCGCTGTTGTCCTTGTGGGGGTAGGCGCGGTCTGGCTGGCCGCCAAGCTGCAATTGCCTGAACCGGTGCACAGGGTCCTGGTGCAGGCGGATACCGTGGCCGCCCTGCTGGTGGCCCTGATCATTTTCCGGGCCAGCCTGCACATGGCCCGGGAAGCCATCAATATGCTCATGGACAGCGGCTCCACGGAAGAGCAGCAGGCCATCTGCGAGGCGGTGAAGCGTCTGCCGGGCGTCCAGGACGTGCAGCGTGTCCGCCTGCGCTCCAGCGGCCCGCATTATTTCGTGGATCTGACGGTGGGGGTCGACCCGGCCATACGGGTCAGCGCAGGGCACAAGATCGCCCATGATGCCGAACTGGCTGTGGATGGCATCCTGCCGGGAGCGGATGTCACGGTCCATGTGGAGCCCGTCCGGTCAGGGCAGAAGGAAGATCCCTTTGCCGTGGTGCAGCGGGTGGCCTCCATCCAGGGGCTGGCCATCCATGATGTCCAGATCCTGCGCAGCGGGGCGGGGACGCTTGTGGAGGTCCATGTGGAAGTACCGGGGCAGGAAGCGTTCTGCGAGGCCCACAAACGGGTCCGTGCCTTTGAGGAGGCGCTGCAGACGTCCCTGCCGCAGGCCGGGATCGTCACGCACATTGATCCTGAAGAGAGCGGGGATGTCCAGGAGGAAGCGGCACCTGCCCAGACGGCCGTGGCGGATCTTGCCTGGAAGGAAGTGGAACAGGCCGTTGCCCATGAGCCCTTGCTGTGCTGCGCCCACAACTTCCATGCCTATACATTGCCGGTATACGGCTTGTGCATCTCCTTCCACTGCTGTGTCCGCCATGAGCTGAGCGTGGAAGAAGCCCACCAGCTGACTGTCCGTCTGGAAAAAGAATTGCGCGAGCGCCTGCCGCTGCTGGGGCGCATACTCATCCATCTGGAGCCGCCCAGGACGGAGGCTGCCCCGCTGGGCAAGTAA
- a CDS encoding OsmC family protein, which yields MSDILTVSYSFKDDVHSIDTGSIALPHITIDNREIPKDQRGGTAKQLLAAASLYCYGSMLAAAMLARDVEFDDLHATAELEMGRNEQGKSRVLKMTIRCSVRVNERDEAIFQRVQKMMAQGCLVTGSLHDGIAMEYELEPIFYDA from the coding sequence ATGTCCGATATTCTGACAGTTTCCTATTCTTTCAAAGATGATGTCCATAGCATCGATACCGGCAGTATCGCGCTGCCGCATATCACCATAGACAACAGGGAAATCCCCAAAGATCAACGTGGCGGTACCGCAAAACAGTTACTGGCCGCGGCCTCCCTGTACTGTTACGGCTCCATGCTGGCGGCCGCCATGCTGGCGCGTGATGTGGAATTCGATGATCTTCATGCCACAGCCGAACTGGAAATGGGGAGAAATGAACAGGGGAAAAGCAGGGTGCTCAAAATGACTATCCGCTGTTCAGTGCGCGTCAACGAACGCGATGAGGCCATTTTCCAGCGCGTACAGAAAATGATGGCGCAGGGCTGTCTGGTGACCGGCTCCCTGCATGACGGCATAGCAATGGAATATGAGCTTGAGCCGATATTCTATGACGCATGA